Within the Paenibacillus sp. AN1007 genome, the region CATCGTAAGTGAAGCGGTAATTGAAGCAATGGGCTCTGTATTGACTAACAAGTATGCTGAAGGTTACCCGGGCAAACGTTACTATGGCGGTTGTGAGCATGTTGATATCGTTGAAGATATCGCGCGTGATCGTGCCAAGGAACTGTTTGGTGCAGAACATGCGAACGTGCAGCCGCACTCCGGTGCACAAGCGAACATGGCTGTATATCTGGCAGCCTTGAAGCCTGGCGATACCGTTCTGGGGATGAACCTGGCGCATGGTGGTCACTTGACGCATGGTAGTCCGGTTAATGCTTCCGGTTTGCTGTACAATTTCGTTGCTTACGGCGTACAGGAAGATACATTCCTCATTGATTATGATGAAGTTCGCAAAGCAGCATTCAAACACCGCCCTCGTCTGATCGTAGCAGGCGCAAGTGCATATCCGCGTACGATTGATTTTGAAAAGCTGGCGTCCATTGCCAATGATGTTGGCGCGCTGTTCATGGTCGATATGGCGCATATCGCAGGACTTGTTGCAGCCGGACTGCATCCTAACCCGGTGCCGCATGCACACTTCGTAACGACGACAACACACAAAACGCTGCGCGGACCACGCGGTGGTATGATTCTATGCCGCAAATCCTGGGCAGCTGCCATTGATAAAGCTGTATTCCCGGGTTCCCAAGGCGGACCTTTGATGCATGTGATCGCTTCGAAAGCCGTAGCTTTTGGTGAAGCTCTGCAGCCTTCGTTCAAAACGTATGCGCAAAACGTAGTGAAAAACGCACAGGTGCTCGCTGAAACATTGATCGCCGAAGGATTGAACATCGTATCCGGCGGTACAGATAACCACTTGATGCTGATCGATACTCGCAGCGTGAATATCACAGGTAAAGAAGCAGAGCATGTGCTTGACTCTATCGGTATTACCGTGAACAAAAACGCGATTCCGTTTGACCCGACAAGTCCGTTCATCACCAGCGGTATCCGTATCGGTACACCTGCGGCGACTTCCCGCGGTATGGACGAGAAAGCGATGGCAGCCATCGGTAAGATCATTGCCAAGACGCTTAAAAATCCAAAAGACACAGCAACGCTTGATCAGGCTCGCGCAGAAGTAACGGCCCTGACAGATCAATACCCGCTGTACACAGACCTTAAATACTAGGACTGTTACTTCAACTGCTGAAAAACACTGCTCGTGCTGTTTGGTTTTGAAGGTTGTTAAAATGGAATACAGAGGAACGAAGTGAGCAGAATGAGGCCGTAGAAGCGAAGCGCTCGCATTTATCCCCGGATTTTTACCTACCTAAGGTGATTCATAAAATTCGGGGATAACGGCGATCGAAGGAGCATTCTGGTGGCGGAGTGGTGTTGTATTACAAAAGAGCATCTTTAGTGTTCACACGTATTTTGAGCATTCAAGTGACATAACAGCACGAGCAAACAGGACCGGATGGATCAATTTCCGGTCCTGTTTTTGTATGATTTGCTATTCTGTAATGATTAGGTGCCCTTTGATGGTGTAATTCAGTGTGGGTGATGATATAATATACAGGATTTATCGGGCCTGTGAATGACGGCTAGGTATATTTGGAAATGCTTAACACATGAAGAACTTACCGGAGGGACAATTTAATGGGAAAATTAGTAATATGTGATCACCCCCTGATTCAACACAAACTGACGTTTATACGCGACATGCGTACGAATACGAAAGATTTTCGTGAATTGGTTGATGAAGTAGCGACGCTGATGGCTTACGAGATTACAAGAGACGTTGAACTGGAATCCATCGACGTACAGACACCTGTAGCAGCAACCAAAGGAAAAGTGATTTCCGGCCGTATGCTGGGACTCGTACCAATCCTGCGCGCTGGACTGGGCATGCTGGATGGCGTGGTGAAGCTGCTGCCAGCGGCAAAAGTAGGACATGTTGGCTTGTTCCGTGATCCGGAAACACTGCAGCCGGTTGAATACTACACCAAACTGCCTACAGACGTAACTGAACGTCAGCTGATTGTGATTGACCCGATGCTCGCAACAGGCGGATCGGCAATTGCAGCCATTGACGTGCTCAAAAAACGCGGCTGCACGCAGATCAAAATGATGAACCTGGTAGCAGCACCGGAAGGCGTAAAGGCAGTACAGGATGCGCATCCGGATGTAGATATCTATGTCGCTGCACTGGACGACCGTCTGGATGATCACGGATATATCGTGCCAGGACTTGGCGATGCAGGAGACCGTCTGTACGGAACGAAATAAGCATATTTTCATGCGGATTAGAAAAGGGGCTTTGCTCGAATGTCCAACAAAATTAAAGTGATGACTATTTTCGGGGTGCGTCCGGAAGCCATCAAGATGGCTCCGCTTATTCTGGAATTGCAGAAACATCCCGAGTCTATTGAGTCGATTGTTTGCGTAACTGCGCAGCATCGCCAGATGCTGGATCAGGTTCTTGAAGTTTTCGACATTCATCCCGATTATGATCTGGATGTCATGAAGGATCGTCAAACCCTGAACGAGATCACCATTCGTGTTCTTGGCGGT harbors:
- the glyA gene encoding serine hydroxymethyltransferase, with amino-acid sequence MEQLRKNDPAVLEAMNLELKRQQNNIELIASENIVSEAVIEAMGSVLTNKYAEGYPGKRYYGGCEHVDIVEDIARDRAKELFGAEHANVQPHSGAQANMAVYLAALKPGDTVLGMNLAHGGHLTHGSPVNASGLLYNFVAYGVQEDTFLIDYDEVRKAAFKHRPRLIVAGASAYPRTIDFEKLASIANDVGALFMVDMAHIAGLVAAGLHPNPVPHAHFVTTTTHKTLRGPRGGMILCRKSWAAAIDKAVFPGSQGGPLMHVIASKAVAFGEALQPSFKTYAQNVVKNAQVLAETLIAEGLNIVSGGTDNHLMLIDTRSVNITGKEAEHVLDSIGITVNKNAIPFDPTSPFITSGIRIGTPAATSRGMDEKAMAAIGKIIAKTLKNPKDTATLDQARAEVTALTDQYPLYTDLKY
- the upp gene encoding uracil phosphoribosyltransferase, with translation MGKLVICDHPLIQHKLTFIRDMRTNTKDFRELVDEVATLMAYEITRDVELESIDVQTPVAATKGKVISGRMLGLVPILRAGLGMLDGVVKLLPAAKVGHVGLFRDPETLQPVEYYTKLPTDVTERQLIVIDPMLATGGSAIAAIDVLKKRGCTQIKMMNLVAAPEGVKAVQDAHPDVDIYVAALDDRLDDHGYIVPGLGDAGDRLYGTK